The following coding sequences are from one Shewanella violacea DSS12 window:
- a CDS encoding glycine C-acetyltransferase, whose product MATTSFYNQINQQLAEVKAEGLYKSERIIVSPQQTEIRVNNAEVINFCANNYLGLANHPELIKAAQDGLNAHGFGMASVRFICGTQDIHKQLESSLSEFLGMEDTILYSSCFDANAGLFETLLSAEDAIISDALNHASIIDGVRLCKAKRFRYANNDMAALEEQLKAAKEAGARNILIATDGVFSMDGVIANLKGVCDLADQYGALVMVDDSHAVGFIGQDGRGTHEYCEVMGRVDIITGTLGKALGGASGGFTAAKKEVVDWLRQRSRPYLFSNSLAPSIVTASIHVLEMLKTGQALRQAVWDNSRYFREKMTAAGFTLGGADHAIIPVMIGDAKLAGDFSNRLLEENIYVVGFSFPVVPKGQARIRTQMSAAHTKEQLDKAIESFTRIAKEMGII is encoded by the coding sequence GTGGCAACGACCTCATTCTATAACCAGATCAATCAACAACTTGCTGAAGTGAAAGCCGAAGGCTTATATAAGAGCGAGCGCATAATCGTTTCTCCTCAGCAGACCGAAATCCGAGTTAATAACGCCGAAGTAATCAATTTTTGTGCGAATAACTACCTTGGTTTAGCGAATCACCCTGAACTCATCAAGGCGGCACAAGACGGTTTAAACGCTCATGGTTTCGGTATGGCCTCGGTCAGATTCATCTGTGGAACTCAAGACATACACAAGCAATTGGAATCTAGTCTCAGCGAATTCCTTGGCATGGAAGACACGATTCTTTACTCATCTTGTTTCGATGCCAACGCAGGTCTATTCGAAACCTTGCTTAGCGCAGAAGATGCCATCATCTCCGACGCCCTCAACCATGCATCTATTATTGATGGTGTCCGCCTTTGTAAGGCGAAGCGTTTCCGTTACGCCAACAATGACATGGCCGCTCTCGAAGAGCAGCTTAAGGCTGCCAAAGAAGCTGGGGCACGTAACATATTGATTGCCACCGATGGCGTATTCTCTATGGACGGTGTTATCGCCAACCTCAAGGGTGTGTGTGACCTTGCCGACCAATATGGCGCCCTAGTCATGGTCGACGATTCTCATGCAGTAGGCTTTATCGGTCAAGATGGCCGAGGTACTCACGAATATTGTGAAGTGATGGGTCGCGTCGACATCATCACAGGAACTTTAGGTAAGGCACTAGGTGGAGCTTCCGGTGGATTCACCGCGGCGAAGAAAGAGGTAGTTGACTGGTTACGTCAGCGTTCACGCCCTTATCTTTTCTCTAATTCTTTAGCACCTTCGATTGTCACGGCCTCTATCCATGTGCTCGAGATGCTAAAAACAGGCCAGGCACTGCGTCAAGCCGTCTGGGACAACAGCCGCTACTTCCGTGAAAAAATGACAGCGGCCGGCTTTACTTTAGGTGGAGCAGATCACGCCATCATTCCTGTGATGATTGGCGATGCAAAACTGGCTGGGGACTTCTCTAACCGTCTACTCGAAGAGAACATCTATGTAGTTGGTTTCTCTTTCCCTGTCGTTCCTAAGGGGCAAGCGCGTATTCGTACTCAGATGTCAGCCGCTCATACTAAAGAGCAGCTAGATAAGGCTATCGAGTCATTTACTCGCATCGCCAAAGAGATGGGTATTATTTAA
- the glpE gene encoding thiosulfate sulfurtransferase GlpE: MSNFQHFSVNQLIQLAQTNSDIQIVDIRDATSFASGHVQGAVNLNNENLANYVAEADMDKPIIVICYHGISSQGAAQYLVEQGFDDVYSLDGGYQAWHEANA, from the coding sequence ATGTCTAACTTCCAACATTTTAGTGTCAATCAATTGATTCAGCTCGCACAGACTAACTCAGATATTCAGATCGTAGATATTCGCGATGCTACCAGCTTTGCATCGGGTCATGTGCAAGGTGCGGTTAATCTCAATAACGAAAACCTTGCTAATTACGTAGCAGAAGCCGATATGGATAAGCCTATTATTGTTATCTGTTATCATGGCATCAGCAGCCAAGGCGCGGCACAATACTTAGTCGAGCAGGGATTCGATGATGTCTATAGCCTTGACGGTGGCTACCAGGCTTGGCACGAAGCAAACGCATAA
- the elbB gene encoding isoprenoid biosynthesis glyoxalase ElbB, giving the protein MKKIAVLLSGSGVFDGSEIHESVLSMLALSKLGVDYQCFAPNILQMHVVNHLTGEVESLQSRNVLVESARIARGEIKATEELELDEFDALIIPGGFGAAKNLCNFATNGSDCVIAPEVASFIGQFADSCKPVGFICIAPVMIPLLYGEGVIGTIGNDSETAQAFNLMGGKHQAAVVQDIIVDEINKVVSTPAYMLAANIAEASVGIEKLVKKVVEMIG; this is encoded by the coding sequence ATGAAAAAAATAGCAGTCTTATTGAGTGGCTCCGGTGTATTCGATGGTAGTGAGATACATGAATCTGTTTTATCTATGTTAGCGCTTTCAAAGCTGGGCGTGGATTACCAATGTTTTGCACCCAATATTTTACAGATGCATGTAGTTAATCACCTAACTGGTGAGGTGGAATCGCTGCAAAGTAGAAATGTTTTAGTTGAATCGGCTCGTATTGCCAGAGGCGAAATAAAGGCGACCGAAGAGCTTGAACTCGATGAATTTGATGCCTTGATCATTCCTGGTGGTTTCGGGGCCGCGAAAAACTTATGTAACTTTGCCACTAATGGTAGTGATTGCGTAATTGCACCAGAAGTCGCAAGTTTTATCGGCCAGTTTGCCGATAGTTGCAAGCCAGTTGGATTTATCTGTATCGCGCCGGTAATGATCCCCCTTCTGTATGGTGAGGGGGTTATAGGCACTATAGGTAATGACAGCGAGACTGCTCAAGCCTTTAACTTGATGGGAGGCAAGCACCAGGCGGCTGTGGTTCAGGACATAATAGTAGATGAGATAAACAAGGTAGTGAGTACCCCGGCATATATGTTGGCGGCTAATATCGCTGAAGCGAGTGTGGGTATCGAGAAGCTAGTGAAGAAAGTGGTTGAGATGATAGGGTGA
- the yihA gene encoding ribosome biogenesis GTP-binding protein YihA/YsxC, with protein sequence MTESRIDFRKAKFLISAPDIAHLDEYLPGDAGIEIAFAGRSNAGKSSALNLITDQKSLARTSKTPGRTQLINVFELDEHRRLVDLPGYGFAQVPLALKKKWQKALGEYLQERKCLGGMVVLMDIRHPLKDLDMQMIEWAVESDIPVLALLTKADKMKQSERMKMVNEVRKHLADFDDRVKVEPFSSLKGIGKAKVLDILNTWCHPQWLIDALAEAEAEEAAEEKNSASHSEAKG encoded by the coding sequence GTGACTGAATCTCGTATTGATTTTCGTAAAGCCAAGTTTTTAATCAGTGCCCCCGATATAGCACATTTAGATGAGTACCTGCCTGGAGACGCCGGAATCGAAATTGCTTTCGCTGGCCGTTCGAATGCTGGTAAGTCTAGCGCCTTGAACCTTATTACAGATCAAAAAAGTCTGGCACGAACCAGTAAGACTCCAGGAAGAACCCAATTAATCAATGTGTTCGAACTGGATGAGCATCGTAGATTGGTGGATCTTCCTGGTTATGGTTTCGCTCAAGTACCACTGGCATTGAAGAAAAAATGGCAGAAAGCTCTGGGTGAATACCTACAGGAACGTAAGTGTCTAGGTGGCATGGTGGTCTTGATGGACATAAGACATCCATTGAAAGATCTCGATATGCAGATGATCGAATGGGCGGTTGAGAGCGATATTCCTGTGCTAGCTTTGTTAACAAAAGCTGACAAAATGAAGCAGAGCGAACGCATGAAGATGGTCAATGAAGTCAGAAAGCATCTGGCTGATTTTGATGACCGGGTTAAAGTAGAGCCTTTCTCTTCACTTAAAGGTATAGGTAAGGCTAAAGTTTTAGATATTTTAAATACCTGGTGCCATCCGCAATGGTTGATCGACGCATTAGCGGAAGCTGAGGCAGAGGAAGCTGCAGAGGAAAAAAACTCTGCTAGTCATTCTGAAGCTAAGGGATAA
- a CDS encoding TetR/AcrR family transcriptional regulator produces MKTRDKIIHASLELFNEHGERTITTNHIAAHLGISPGNLYYHFRNKEDIIRSIFSLYESHLEKSFHPYEGEPVNVELLIGYFDAIFYAMWEFRFMYANLTDILSRDDELKKQYLQVQQQVLTRSCHVLIKLEQDGVIAIEPDEIPPLAETIRMIVCFWISYKQTHSPDIKITKSSLYEGLLRILMLSKAYATPNSRSTFVRLEQYYQELAEEPSEELA; encoded by the coding sequence ATGAAAACCCGCGATAAAATTATACATGCCAGCCTGGAGCTGTTTAACGAGCATGGTGAAAGGACCATCACCACCAATCATATCGCCGCACACTTGGGCATTAGCCCAGGTAACCTCTATTATCATTTTCGTAATAAAGAGGACATAATTCGCTCTATTTTCTCTCTTTACGAGAGTCACCTTGAGAAGAGCTTTCACCCCTATGAAGGCGAACCCGTCAATGTCGAACTCTTGATAGGTTACTTCGATGCCATCTTCTATGCCATGTGGGAATTTAGGTTTATGTATGCCAATCTCACCGATATATTGAGTCGAGATGATGAGCTTAAGAAGCAATATTTGCAGGTGCAGCAGCAAGTACTCACTCGCAGCTGCCATGTTCTGATTAAACTAGAACAAGATGGTGTGATAGCTATCGAACCAGATGAGATCCCCCCACTGGCGGAAACCATCAGAATGATCGTCTGCTTCTGGATAAGCTATAAGCAAACCCACTCCCCAGATATTAAGATCACCAAATCATCCCTCTATGAAGGACTGCTACGGATCTTAATGTTATCTAAGGCCTATGCAACGCCAAATTCGCGTTCGACATTTGTCCGACTCGAGCAGTATTATCAAGAATTAGCCGAAGAACCAAGCGAAGAGCTAGCCTAA
- a CDS encoding methyltransferase domain-containing protein — protein MLRCPLCHNENTSLFNQDRKRSCYICHHCQLVFSDANSHLPPQVEKKRYQLSASKYQKPLKQFLLSLIQQIAQETEHPLTGLNFGRLADTQTLDTISAQGHELRQYDPYFCPDRSLLKQEYDFICCYRVFEHFRFPFKEWSLLCKLLKPGAWLAINTKLLTEIHAFERWHHKNNLTHVSFYQTDTFEFLAEQAGFKLLFAANDLILVQKPSGSDIKRGQSSLIDL, from the coding sequence ATGCTTAGATGTCCTCTTTGTCACAACGAAAACACCTCACTATTTAATCAAGATAGAAAACGCAGTTGCTACATCTGCCATCACTGTCAGCTGGTATTCTCCGATGCCAACTCACATCTCCCCCCCCAGGTAGAAAAAAAGCGATATCAACTGAGTGCCAGCAAATACCAAAAGCCCCTTAAACAGTTTTTACTCAGCCTGATACAGCAGATCGCACAGGAAACGGAGCATCCTTTAACTGGGCTTAATTTCGGCCGCTTAGCCGATACTCAGACGCTGGATACAATAAGCGCACAAGGGCATGAATTACGTCAATACGATCCTTATTTTTGTCCTGACCGTAGTCTACTGAAGCAAGAATATGATTTTATTTGCTGTTATCGGGTATTCGAGCATTTCCGCTTCCCATTCAAAGAATGGTCACTGCTATGTAAGCTCCTGAAACCCGGTGCCTGGCTAGCAATAAACACTAAGTTACTCACCGAGATCCACGCTTTCGAAAGGTGGCATCACAAGAACAACCTTACTCATGTCAGCTTTTATCAGACAGATACCTTCGAGTTCCTAGCCGAACAGGCAGGTTTTAAGCTATTATTCGCAGCAAATGATCTCATCTTGGTGCAAAAACCATCAGGATCTGATATAAAACGCGGCCAAAGTTCGCTTATTGATCTGTAA
- the glpG gene encoding rhomboid family intramembrane serine protease GlpG — MVEIGRLPNERAAQALIDYLKGEKIECKILPAEQGVSICVLNDHHSIRARQEFDLFIHNPHDPKYLQASWDNGDSKLKLDYGSPSLQLVTQFITGAGPLTLGVIFICILVYAGFNLGFAEPIYQQLSFFNAVPGSSLSEFWRLFTPSLLHFSALHIIFNLLWWWYLGGKIENKLGLTPLLTLLLVAGTLPNIVQYFVGGPHFGGLSGVVYAVVGYTWIMGNKRPELGIGLPPAYMGFMLIWLIFGFTDMFGLSIANGAHIGGLLVGLGQGLIDSKRIKR; from the coding sequence ATGGTAGAGATAGGCAGGCTCCCCAATGAGCGAGCGGCTCAAGCGCTAATCGATTACCTTAAAGGCGAAAAAATTGAGTGTAAAATCTTACCTGCCGAACAGGGGGTCAGTATTTGTGTACTCAATGACCATCATAGTATTCGTGCCAGACAAGAATTTGACCTGTTTATCCACAACCCTCATGATCCTAAGTATCTGCAGGCTTCTTGGGATAATGGTGATAGTAAGCTTAAGCTAGACTACGGCTCCCCCTCCCTGCAATTGGTCACACAATTTATTACCGGAGCAGGCCCGCTGACCTTAGGTGTTATCTTCATCTGCATCTTAGTGTATGCAGGATTTAATCTGGGTTTTGCCGAGCCTATATACCAGCAGCTATCATTTTTTAATGCCGTTCCCGGATCTAGCCTGAGTGAATTTTGGCGACTGTTCACCCCAAGCCTACTGCACTTCTCCGCCCTGCATATTATTTTTAACTTGCTCTGGTGGTGGTATCTGGGAGGAAAAATAGAGAATAAATTAGGCCTAACTCCACTGCTCACCTTACTGCTAGTAGCTGGAACCTTACCTAATATAGTCCAGTACTTTGTCGGCGGGCCACATTTTGGCGGTCTATCCGGTGTTGTCTATGCCGTCGTTGGTTATACCTGGATCATGGGTAACAAGCGCCCCGAATTAGGCATAGGCCTGCCACCAGCCTACATGGGCTTTATGCTAATCTGGTTAATATTTGGCTTCACAGATATGTTTGGACTATCTATCGCCAATGGCGCCCACATAGGTGGATTACTCGTCGGCCTAGGACAAGGCCTGATTGATAGTAAAAGAATTAAGAGATAG
- the polA gene encoding DNA polymerase I, whose translation MPKIAENPLVLVDGSSYLYRAYYSPPHLTNSKGEATGAVYGVINMLRSLLKQYEPTQMAVVFDAKGKTFRNDMYEDYKAQRPPMPDDLRTQIEPLHRIIRAMGLPLVCISGVEADDVIGTISTQASKSGRAVLISTGDKDMAQLVDENVTLINTMTNTIMGPAEVTEKFGVGPELIIDLLALQGDKSDNIPGLPGVGEKTAVAMLTGAGGIDKILAAPEKMPELGFRGSKTMPAKLAEHSEILKLSYALATIKLDVELEQDWQDLTIKPADRDELIECFGEMEFKRWLADVLDNKTDSGKSEKNTDEEVIKQDIQTEYTTIYTHEELDLWIDKLANADLIAIDTETTSLNYMDAKLVGISFAIEAGKAAYLPLGHDYLDAPEQLDQAEALAKLKPLLENPELKKVGQNLKYDISIFANVGIKLQGIAFDTMLESYVFNSVATKHNMDDLALKYLGHKNISFEEIAGKGVKQLTFNQIDLETAAPYAAEDADITLRLHQHLWPRLEKEPELASVFTDIELPLIQVLSDIERGGVLIDSMMLGQQSGELARTIDELEQKAFEIAGEKFNLSSPKQLQVLFFEKLGYPIIKKTPKGAPSTAEEVLVELALDYPLPKIILQHRSLAKLKSTYTDKLPLMVNAKSGRVHTSYHQANAATGRLSSSEPNLQNIPIRTEEGRRIRHAFIAREGKKVLAADYSQIELRIMAHLSQDEGLLTAFAAGKDIHRATAAEVFDVDFGEVTTEQRRRAKAVNFGLIYGMSAFGLAKQLDIPRPEAQKYIDTYFKRYPGVLKYMEETRAEAADLGYVSTLYGRRLYLPAIKDRNAMRRQAAERAAINAPMQGTAADIIKKAMINIAHWIATETHGEIDMIMQVHDELVFEVDSDRAEEMQAKVCQLMADAVSLDVELLAEAGIGDNWEQAH comes from the coding sequence ATGCCTAAAATTGCCGAAAATCCATTAGTTCTAGTAGATGGCTCCTCCTACCTTTATCGTGCCTATTATTCACCACCACATCTAACCAATTCTAAGGGTGAAGCCACCGGCGCAGTTTATGGCGTAATTAACATGTTACGCAGTCTTCTCAAGCAGTATGAACCGACTCAGATGGCGGTAGTTTTCGATGCGAAAGGTAAAACCTTCCGTAACGACATGTATGAAGATTACAAGGCCCAAAGGCCGCCTATGCCCGATGACCTTCGCACTCAGATAGAACCACTTCATAGAATTATACGCGCTATGGGACTGCCTCTAGTATGTATCTCTGGAGTCGAAGCCGATGATGTCATAGGCACTATCTCAACCCAAGCGAGTAAAAGCGGCAGAGCCGTGCTTATCAGTACTGGCGATAAGGATATGGCTCAGCTCGTCGATGAGAATGTCACACTGATCAACACCATGACCAATACCATCATGGGTCCGGCTGAGGTCACCGAGAAATTTGGTGTTGGACCCGAACTTATTATCGACTTATTGGCTCTTCAGGGAGACAAGTCCGATAATATTCCAGGACTTCCTGGTGTAGGCGAGAAAACTGCCGTGGCAATGTTAACCGGTGCCGGCGGCATAGATAAGATCCTTGCAGCTCCAGAGAAAATGCCGGAGCTAGGCTTTAGAGGCTCTAAAACCATGCCGGCCAAGCTTGCCGAGCACAGTGAGATACTCAAGCTATCCTATGCGTTGGCGACTATTAAGTTAGATGTTGAACTGGAACAAGACTGGCAAGATCTCACTATCAAGCCGGCTGACCGGGATGAATTGATTGAGTGTTTCGGCGAAATGGAATTTAAACGTTGGTTAGCCGATGTACTCGATAATAAGACGGACTCGGGTAAAAGCGAAAAAAATACCGATGAAGAGGTGATCAAACAAGATATTCAAACCGAATACACCACTATATACACCCATGAGGAGTTAGATCTCTGGATAGATAAGCTAGCTAATGCAGACCTTATCGCCATAGATACAGAGACTACCAGTCTCAACTATATGGATGCTAAGCTAGTCGGTATCTCCTTCGCTATAGAAGCGGGTAAGGCAGCCTACCTTCCATTAGGCCACGACTATCTTGATGCACCAGAGCAACTGGATCAGGCTGAAGCCCTAGCAAAACTCAAACCTCTACTGGAAAATCCCGAGCTGAAGAAGGTAGGCCAAAACCTTAAATACGACATCAGTATTTTTGCCAATGTAGGCATTAAACTACAAGGCATAGCCTTCGATACTATGCTCGAGTCTTATGTCTTCAATTCAGTCGCGACTAAGCACAACATGGATGATCTGGCACTTAAATATCTAGGTCACAAGAATATCAGCTTCGAAGAGATCGCTGGTAAAGGTGTCAAACAACTCACCTTCAATCAGATTGACCTAGAAACTGCAGCTCCTTACGCCGCAGAAGATGCAGACATCACCCTTAGGTTGCACCAGCACTTATGGCCAAGGCTAGAGAAAGAACCTGAACTGGCTTCGGTATTTACCGATATTGAACTGCCACTCATCCAAGTACTATCTGATATTGAGCGTGGCGGCGTTTTAATTGATAGCATGATGTTAGGCCAGCAAAGTGGAGAGCTAGCCAGAACCATAGATGAACTAGAGCAAAAAGCCTTCGAGATTGCCGGTGAGAAATTCAACTTAAGTTCACCTAAGCAGCTTCAGGTGCTATTTTTTGAGAAATTGGGCTATCCCATTATCAAGAAGACGCCTAAAGGTGCACCTTCGACCGCCGAAGAAGTATTAGTCGAGTTAGCCTTAGATTACCCACTGCCTAAGATCATACTGCAACACAGAAGCTTAGCTAAGCTAAAGAGTACCTACACCGACAAGTTACCCCTCATGGTCAACGCGAAAAGTGGCCGGGTACACACGAGTTATCACCAGGCCAATGCGGCAACCGGACGCCTGTCTTCCAGCGAGCCAAACCTGCAAAATATCCCTATTCGTACCGAAGAGGGTCGCAGAATACGTCACGCCTTCATTGCACGTGAAGGCAAGAAGGTACTCGCGGCGGATTACTCACAAATAGAGTTACGCATCATGGCTCACCTCTCTCAAGACGAGGGACTACTCACGGCTTTCGCCGCTGGAAAAGACATTCATAGGGCAACCGCAGCCGAAGTGTTCGATGTAGACTTCGGTGAAGTCACCACTGAACAACGCCGCCGCGCTAAAGCGGTAAACTTCGGACTCATTTATGGCATGTCAGCTTTTGGGCTTGCTAAGCAGTTAGACATTCCTCGCCCTGAGGCGCAAAAGTATATCGACACCTATTTCAAACGTTACCCAGGTGTACTCAAATATATGGAAGAGACTCGTGCCGAAGCCGCAGATCTTGGTTATGTCTCTACGCTCTACGGTCGTCGACTTTACCTTCCAGCCATTAAAGATAGAAATGCCATGAGACGCCAAGCTGCAGAACGAGCTGCGATTAACGCGCCTATGCAGGGCACTGCTGCGGATATCATCAAGAAGGCCATGATCAACATAGCCCATTGGATAGCTACCGAAACTCATGGTGAGATAGACATGATCATGCAAGTTCACGATGAACTCGTGTTCGAGGTCGACAGCGATAGGGCTGAAGAGATGCAGGCGAAGGTTTGCCAGCTGATGGCGGATGCGGTCAGCCTGGATGTGGAGCTTCTTGCGGAAGCAGGCATAGGTGACAACTGGGAACAAGCTCATTAA
- the tdh gene encoding L-threonine 3-dehydrogenase: MKALSKLKPEQGIWMVDAPKPELGHNDLLIKIRKTAICGTDVHIYNWDTWAQNTIPVPMVVGHEYVGEVVEIGQEVRGFSIGDRVSGEGHITCGHCRNCRAGRTHLCRNTSGVGVNRDGAFAEYLVIPAFNAFKIPDDISDDLASIFDPFGNAVHTALSFDLVGEDVLITGAGPIGIMAAAVCRHVGARHVVITDVNEYRLELAKKMGATRTVNVAKEKLEDVMTEIGMTEGFDVGLEMSGVPSAFHSMLDTINHGGKIAMLGIPGDDMAIDWSKVIFKGLIIKGIYGREMFETWYKMASLIQSGLDISPIITHHYKIDDFQQGFDAMRSGQSGKVILSWD; this comes from the coding sequence ATGAAAGCATTAAGCAAATTAAAGCCTGAACAAGGTATCTGGATGGTCGATGCACCTAAGCCAGAGCTAGGCCATAACGATCTATTGATCAAGATCCGCAAGACAGCCATCTGCGGTACCGATGTACATATATATAACTGGGATACCTGGGCACAAAATACGATTCCGGTACCTATGGTTGTCGGCCATGAATATGTAGGCGAAGTGGTCGAAATAGGCCAGGAAGTCCGTGGCTTTAGCATTGGCGACCGAGTATCAGGCGAAGGACACATCACCTGTGGCCACTGCCGTAACTGCCGTGCAGGCCGTACTCATCTATGCCGTAACACCTCAGGTGTCGGCGTTAATCGTGACGGTGCTTTCGCAGAATATCTAGTTATTCCAGCGTTTAACGCTTTTAAAATTCCAGATGATATCTCAGACGATCTTGCCTCTATCTTCGATCCTTTCGGTAATGCCGTACATACCGCACTCTCTTTCGACTTAGTCGGTGAAGATGTATTGATCACCGGAGCCGGTCCTATCGGTATTATGGCGGCAGCAGTATGTCGTCATGTTGGTGCTCGTCACGTAGTGATCACCGACGTCAACGAATACAGGCTCGAACTGGCAAAGAAAATGGGCGCGACTCGTACGGTCAATGTTGCTAAAGAGAAGTTGGAAGATGTCATGACTGAAATTGGCATGACAGAAGGCTTCGATGTCGGATTGGAGATGTCTGGAGTACCCAGTGCATTCCACTCTATGCTAGATACCATTAATCACGGCGGTAAAATTGCCATGCTAGGTATTCCTGGCGATGACATGGCCATCGACTGGAGCAAGGTTATCTTTAAAGGATTGATCATTAAGGGTATCTATGGCCGTGAGATGTTCGAAACCTGGTACAAGATGGCCAGCCTGATCCAATCGGGTTTAGATATCTCACCAATTATCACTCATCACTACAAGATCGATGACTTCCAGCAAGGCTTCGATGCCATGCGTTCGGGTCAATCGGGTAAAGTTATCCTTAGCTGGGATTAA
- a CDS encoding c-type cytochrome produces MKKLALALSVLACISSPAMAEGNAEVGKTKAIVCSACHGVDGNSVIDMYPKLAGQQASYLMKQLHDFRSAAKTGGKEGRNDPIMGGMAMMLSDQDIEDVAAYYSSQTKSAVEVKDIPALGEQLYKGGDMTRGITACIACHGPEGAGVELAGFPAIGGQHANYLKIQLNKFSDTNRNNDLNGMMQDIAKKLTSDDIEALSKYISSLK; encoded by the coding sequence ATGAAAAAGTTAGCTCTTGCACTATCAGTGTTAGCCTGTATCTCTTCGCCTGCAATGGCTGAAGGCAATGCAGAAGTGGGAAAAACTAAAGCAATTGTTTGTTCTGCCTGTCACGGTGTAGATGGTAACAGCGTAATAGACATGTATCCAAAGCTTGCCGGACAACAAGCTAGCTACCTGATGAAGCAGCTACATGATTTCCGTAGTGCTGCTAAAACAGGCGGTAAAGAGGGCCGTAACGATCCAATAATGGGTGGTATGGCTATGATGCTTAGCGATCAAGATATCGAAGATGTCGCTGCATACTATTCTTCACAAACTAAATCTGCGGTTGAAGTAAAAGATATACCAGCTTTAGGTGAGCAGCTATACAAGGGTGGCGACATGACTCGCGGCATTACCGCTTGTATCGCTTGTCACGGTCCTGAAGGGGCGGGAGTTGAGTTAGCAGGCTTTCCGGCTATCGGTGGTCAACATGCCAATTACCTAAAAATACAGCTTAATAAGTTTAGCGATACAAATCGTAACAACGACTTAAATGGCATGATGCAAGATATTGCCAAGAAGCTTACCAGCGACGATATCGAAGCATTATCTAAATATATATCAAGCCTTAAGTAA